In Bradyrhizobium paxllaeri, the genomic stretch TCGACCAGGAAGGCATTGCCGGTCCAGTAGAGGCCGGGCACGAAATAGCCGAGCCCGAACCAGAAGCCTGACAGTGCCGCCGCCGGCACACCGCGCCATTTTCCGGCCGCGGCTCCGTCGATCAGCCAGACCGCAACCGGAAAGGTGATGAACAGCACCGGCCAGGCATTGAACGGCGCCATCGCCAGCGCCGACATCGCGCCCGCGACCAGCGCGATCGCGGCGCGCTTCCAGCCCCAGGCGAGGATGATCGAGAGTCCCGCCACGCGGAATTTGCTTGAGGGCATCACTGCGAGCCGGCTCCGTCGCTGGAACTCGGCGGCGTGTTGTCGTTGGCCTGCGGTGTGCTGCTGTCGGGCGCGCTCTCGCGGCGGCTGCGCTCGCGCGCCGTGCGCGGCGTCGGACGTTCCTTCCGAATCCCGATCCGCAGCCGCTTGACCCGCCGCGGGTCGGCGTCGAGCACTTCGATCTCGAAATTGCCCGGGCCCGCGATCACCTCGCCGCGCACCGGCAGCCGGCCGACCTGCGCCACCAGATAGCCGCCCAGCGTCTCGACTTCCTCGCCGGCTTCGCCGGTGACGAATTCCTCACCGATCATCTTGCGCGCATCCTCGAGGCTGGCACGCGCGTCCGCGATGAACGCATTGTCGCCCTGTCGCACGATCGCCGGCGGCTCGTCGCTGTCGTGCTCGTCGTCGATCTCGCCGACGATCTGCTCGACGATGTCCTCAATCGACACCAGCCCGTCGGTGCCGCCATATTCGTCCACCACCAGCGCCAGATGGATGCGCGAGGCTTGCATCTGCGCCAGCAGGTCGATCGCCCGCATCGACGGCGGAACATAGAGAAGCTTGCGGATGATGTTTGCTTCGGCAAGCGGCATCGCGAGATTGACGGCGCGCAGGTCAAGGCCCGCGGGGAACGGCTTCTTGCGCTTCGGCTTGTCGGTCTCGCCGACGCGCGCCTTCGCGGTCATGAACGCCAGGAGGTCACGGATGTGCACGATGCCTTCGGGGTCGTCGAGCGTTTCGTTGTAGACCACGAGGCGCGAATGCGCCGCGCTCTCGAACAGGCTCATCAGCTCGCCGAGCGGAATGTCACGCTTGACCGCGACGATATCGGCGCGATGCACCATGACGTCGGCGATCCGCCGCTCGTTGAGGCCGAGGATGTTGCGCAGCATGGTGCGCTCGATGGCGGAAAAGCCGACATCATCCGGCGTCGAGGCATCGAGCACGACCTGAAGGTCGGCGCGCACCGATCCCGCCTTCCAGCCGAAGAGCGTCCGGATCGCCCGCATCAGCCAGTTATCGGCGGCGGGGCGCAGTACCTCGCC encodes the following:
- a CDS encoding hemolysin family protein — its product is MPDSDPIQDNPRDTRNLPVLVQEGEVLRPAADNWLMRAIRTLFGWKAGSVRADLQVVLDASTPDDVGFSAIERTMLRNILGLNERRIADVMVHRADIVAVKRDIPLGELMSLFESAAHSRLVVYNETLDDPEGIVHIRDLLAFMTAKARVGETDKPKRKKPFPAGLDLRAVNLAMPLAEANIIRKLLYVPPSMRAIDLLAQMQASRIHLALVVDEYGGTDGLVSIEDIVEQIVGEIDDEHDSDEPPAIVRQGDNAFIADARASLEDARKMIGEEFVTGEAGEEVETLGGYLVAQVGRLPVRGEVIAGPGNFEIEVLDADPRRVKRLRIGIRKERPTPRTARERSRRESAPDSSTPQANDNTPPSSSDGAGSQ